From the Deltaproteobacteria bacterium GWC2_65_14 genome, one window contains:
- a CDS encoding indolepyruvate oxidoreductase, with protein sequence MGSRFLALGNEAMAHALVENGCRVASSYPGTPASEILSSVAKIGKARGIRMHAEWAVNEKVAFEIAYTGSLTGLRTAVSMKQVGLSVASDPLMSAAYTGVAGGFLVISADDPGPHSSQTEQDSRLLAMMAKVPVLDPASPAEAMELIAKGYELSERFRIPVMLRPTTRVCHACQDIAAGEILSVPPDADFRKDPARWAATPAFRLALHRELAEKIAAISSWAPTAPRLVNPGASGVRAVVASGVAAAHAREILPELGLWDRVPLYQVLQPYPLHSEFVSRLLASFEEILVLEEPAGVIEMQFLDRSRVRGKMTGAVPEVGELLPETVERILARFAGLAVETAGAEPQVREGRRPTLCAGCSHRAAFYAIRKAAPKGIYPSDIGCYTLGLNLGGVDTVLCMGAAVSQAAGFYQAYRLAGKTVDIVATIGDSTFYHAGIPPLIDAVVQGARFVLVILDNATTAMTGFQPTPATGTGAAGEPTAAADMEAIVRGCGVGYCKVGVPGRLPEFVALLQEALAYSRERGPAVVIAREPCAVMERIRGGRLPGARSVSVTDACTGCRHCITHFECPALRCGEGEERAQVDGVLCTGCGVCIDVCPVGAIQWEPVEEEGSR encoded by the coding sequence GTGGGCAGCCGGTTTCTCGCGCTCGGAAACGAGGCCATGGCGCACGCCCTCGTGGAGAACGGGTGCCGGGTCGCCTCCTCCTATCCCGGGACGCCCGCGTCGGAGATCCTTTCCTCTGTGGCGAAGATCGGGAAGGCCCGCGGCATCCGGATGCACGCGGAGTGGGCGGTCAACGAGAAGGTGGCCTTCGAGATCGCCTACACCGGGAGCCTGACGGGGCTGCGCACGGCGGTCAGCATGAAGCAGGTGGGCCTTTCCGTCGCCTCCGATCCGCTGATGAGCGCCGCCTACACGGGAGTCGCGGGCGGCTTCCTCGTGATCAGCGCGGACGATCCGGGCCCCCACTCCTCGCAGACGGAGCAGGACAGCCGCCTGCTGGCCATGATGGCCAAGGTCCCCGTCCTCGACCCGGCCTCCCCGGCGGAGGCCATGGAGCTGATCGCGAAGGGGTACGAGCTCTCGGAGAGATTCCGGATCCCCGTGATGCTTCGCCCCACCACGCGGGTCTGCCACGCCTGCCAGGACATCGCGGCGGGGGAGATCCTTTCCGTTCCGCCGGACGCCGACTTCCGGAAGGACCCCGCCCGCTGGGCGGCAACCCCGGCCTTTCGCCTTGCCCTCCACCGGGAGCTTGCGGAGAAGATCGCGGCGATCTCCTCATGGGCGCCGACTGCGCCGCGCCTCGTGAACCCCGGCGCCTCCGGCGTGCGAGCCGTGGTGGCCTCCGGCGTCGCGGCGGCCCACGCCCGGGAGATCCTGCCGGAACTTGGGCTGTGGGACCGCGTTCCCCTCTACCAGGTCTTGCAGCCCTATCCGCTCCACTCCGAGTTCGTCTCCCGCCTGCTCGCCTCCTTCGAGGAGATCCTCGTTCTCGAGGAACCCGCGGGAGTGATCGAGATGCAGTTCCTGGACCGGAGCCGGGTGCGCGGGAAGATGACCGGCGCGGTCCCGGAGGTGGGAGAGCTTCTCCCGGAAACCGTGGAGCGGATCCTCGCGCGGTTCGCCGGACTGGCCGTGGAGACGGCCGGGGCGGAACCTCAGGTGCGGGAGGGGAGGCGCCCGACCCTGTGCGCCGGCTGCTCCCACCGGGCGGCCTTCTACGCGATCCGGAAGGCGGCGCCGAAGGGGATCTACCCGAGCGACATCGGGTGCTACACGCTCGGCCTGAACCTGGGCGGCGTCGACACGGTCCTGTGCATGGGCGCCGCGGTCAGCCAGGCCGCCGGCTTCTACCAGGCCTACCGGCTCGCGGGGAAGACGGTCGACATCGTGGCCACCATCGGCGACTCCACCTTCTACCACGCCGGCATCCCGCCGCTCATCGACGCGGTGGTGCAGGGAGCGCGCTTCGTCCTGGTGATCCTGGACAATGCCACGACCGCGATGACCGGGTTCCAGCCGACGCCGGCCACGGGGACCGGGGCGGCCGGCGAGCCGACGGCCGCTGCGGACATGGAGGCGATCGTCCGCGGCTGCGGGGTCGGGTACTGCAAGGTCGGAGTCCCCGGACGGCTTCCGGAGTTCGTCGCCCTTCTGCAGGAGGCCCTGGCCTACAGCCGGGAGAGGGGTCCGGCGGTGGTCATCGCGCGGGAGCCGTGCGCGGTGATGGAGAGGATCCGGGGGGGGCGTCTTCCCGGCGCGCGCAGTGTGTCCGTCACCGACGCCTGCACCGGGTGCCGGCACTGCATCACCCACTTCGAGTGCCCGGCTCTCCGCTGCGGGGAGGGGGAGGAACGCGCGCAGGTCGACGGGGTCCTGTGCACCGGGTGCGGGGTCTGCATCGACGTCTGTCCCGTCGGCGCGATCCAATGGGAGCCGGTGGAGGAGGAGGGGTCCCGGTGA
- a CDS encoding indolepyruvate oxidoreductase, whose translation MRQQILVSGLGGQGVLFLTRLLADAAIRRGVPVLTSETHGMAQRGGVVVSHLKAGDFSSPLIRASRADGLLLLSEENLAAHRGFLRPGGWMVVNGCSTPEGPRAHLLDADGLAREAGNPQGANLVLLGFALGRLGTVGGGGGLYCSAGDVRAALEARVGTAEHLLGASLAALDLGFRRGTGDHCPPC comes from the coding sequence GTGCGGCAGCAGATCCTCGTGAGCGGCCTGGGAGGGCAGGGGGTGCTGTTCCTGACGCGCCTCCTCGCGGACGCCGCCATCCGGCGAGGGGTACCGGTCCTCACGTCGGAGACGCACGGAATGGCCCAGCGCGGGGGAGTCGTCGTTTCCCATCTCAAGGCGGGGGACTTTTCCAGCCCGCTGATCCGGGCATCCCGGGCCGACGGGCTTCTCCTGCTGTCGGAGGAAAACCTCGCCGCGCACCGCGGGTTCCTGCGTCCCGGCGGGTGGATGGTGGTGAACGGATGCTCCACGCCGGAGGGCCCCCGGGCCCATCTCCTCGACGCCGACGGGCTGGCCCGGGAGGCGGGCAACCCCCAGGGAGCGAACCTCGTCCTCCTGGGGTTCGCGCTGGGGCGCCTCGGGACGGTCGGCGGCGGTGGGGGGCTCTATTGCTCGGCCGGGGATGTGCGGGCGGCGCTGGAGGCGCGTGTGGGAACGGCGGAGCATCTTCTGGGGGCCTCCCTTGCCGCCCTGGACCTGGGATTCCGCCGCGGAACGGGGGATCATTGTCCCCCATGCTGA